One Brassica napus cultivar Da-Ae chromosome C2, Da-Ae, whole genome shotgun sequence DNA window includes the following coding sequences:
- the LOC106381617 gene encoding exocyst complex component SEC15B, which produces MHSPKPRRKPGPTTAGADSGEKLDELLISSAICNGEDLGPFVRKTFGTGKPETLLHHLKLFARSKESEIEEVCKAHYQDFINAVDDLKSLLSDVESLKSSLSDSNSKLQSIAAPLLSSLDSLVEAQTVSRNVDLAIRAVTHCVRVMELVSRANQHLQSGSFYLALKCVDSIESDFLEKTQSSTLKRMLEKRIPQIRGYVERKVSKELGDWLVEIRVVSRNLGQLAIGEASAARQREEELRMKQKEAEEQSRLSLRDCVYALKEEEDDDEYESGLEGSDAFDLTPLYRAYHIHQTLSLEDRFKRYYFDNRELQLKSDSQVSSMTPFLESHQTFFAQIAGFFIVEDRVLRTGGGLISRQEVEFLWDLAVGNMCAVLEDQFSRMQTANHLLLIKDYVSLLGVSLRRYGYTVDALLEVLSKHRDKYHELLLSDCRKQMIEALSADKFEQMLMKKEYEYSMNVLSFQLQTSDIAPAFPYIAPFSTTVPDCCRIVRSFIEDSVSFMSHGGQLDFYDVVKKYLDRLLGEVLDDALLKLISTSVHGVSQAMQVAANMSVFERACDFFFRHAAQLSGVPLRMAERGRRHFPLTKSQNAAEDTLSGLLKNKIDGFMTLIENVNWTSDDVPQGGNEYMNELIIYLETLVSTAQQILPAKVLKRVLRDVLAHISERIVGTLCGDVVKRLSMAAIKGVDVDIQLLESFTEQLKPLLTDKEAKEMKTAFVEIRQLINLLLSSHPENFVNPVIRERSYNALDYRKVAAVSEKLRDPSDSIFGTFGTRGSRQNPKNKSLDTLIKRLKDVS; this is translated from the coding sequence ATGCATTCACCGAAACCACGGCGCAAACCGGGTCCCACAACCGCCGGAGCGGACTCGGGGGAGAAGCTGGACGAACTCCTGATATCCTCCGCGATCTGTAACGGCGAGGATTTAGGACCGTTTGTGCGGAAAACGTTCGGGACGGGGAAACCAGAGACTCTCCTCCACCATCTCAAGTTGTTCGCTCGATCCAAAGAATCAGAGATCGAAGAAGTCTGCAAAGCTCACTATCAAGACTTCATCAACGCCGTTGACGATCTCAAGTCGCTTCTCTCAGATGTCGAATCTCTCAAATCCTCTCTCTCCGATTCCAATTCCAAGCTCCAATCCATCGCTGCCCCGCTCCTCTCGTCTCTCGATTCGCTCGTCGAGGCGCAGACCGTCTCGAGGAACGTCGATCTGGCGATTAGAGCCGTGACGCACTGCGTTCGTGTGATGGAGCTTGTCTCTCGAGCTAATCAGCATCTCCAGAGCGGGAGTTTCTACCTGGCCTTGAAGTGCGTGGACTCGATTGAGAGCGACTTCTTGGAGAAGACGCAGTCGTCGACTTTGAAGCGGATGCTGGAGAAGAGGATCCCTCAGATTCGAGGCTATGTCGAGAGGAAGGTGAGCAAGGAGTTAGGTGATTGGCTGGTGGAGATTCGTGTCGTGAGCCGGAATCTTGGTCAGTTAGCGATCGGTGAAGCTTCAGCTGCTCGTCAGCGAGAGGAGGAGCTTAGGATGAAGCAGAAGGAAGCAGAGGAGCAGAGCAGACTCAGTCTCCGCGACTGCGTCTACGCgctaaaggaagaagaagacgatgatgaGTATGAGTCTGGCCTTGAAGGCAGTGATGCCTTTGATTTGACTCCGCTCTATAGAGCTTACCACATTCATCAGACACTCTCGCTTGAAGATAGGTTCAAGCGTTACTACTTTGATAACAGGGAGCTTCAGCTTAAGTCTGACTCTCAGGTCTCTTCCATGACTCCGTTTCTCGAGTCTCATCAGACGTTTTTCGCGCAGATTGCTGGGTTTTTCATTGTCGAAGATAGGGTTTTGAGGACCGGAGGAGGGTTGATTTCGAGGCAGGAAGTTGAGTTTCTGTGGGATCTTGCTGTTGGTAACATGTGTGCTGTGTTGGAGGATCAGTTCTCTAGGATGCAGACGGCTAATCATCTCTTGTTGATTAAGGATTACGTGAGCTTGTTAGGGGTGAGTCTACGTAGGTATGGATACACTGTTGACGCCCTTCTCGAAGTGTTGAGCAAGCATAGGGACAAGTATCACGAGCTGTTGTTGTCTGATTGTCGTAAACAGATGATAGAAGCCTTGTCTGCAGATAAGTTTGAGCAGATGCTGATGAAGAAAGAGTATGAGTATTCCATGAATGTGCTCTCTTTCCAGTTGCAGACATCGGATATTGCGCCGGCGTTCCCTTACATTGCTCCGTTTTCAACCACAGTGCCGGATTGTTGCAGGATCGTGCGGTCTTTTATCGAGGATTCGGTTAGTTTCATGTCTCATGGAGGTCAGCTTGATTTCTATGATGTTGTTAAGAAGTATCTGGATAGGCTTCTAGGGGAAGTTCTCGACGATGCTCTGTTGAAGCTGATTAGCACATCGGTTCATGGAGTTTCTCAGGCGATGCAGGTCGCAGCAAACATGTCTGTGTTTGAGCGTGCTTGTGATTTCTTCTTCCGTCACGCTGCACAGCTCTCAGGAGTCCCGTTGAGAATGGCGGAGAGAGGTAGGAGACATTTCCCATTAACCAAGTCCCAAAACGCTGCGGAAGATACTCTCTCGGGGTTGCTTAAGAATAAGATAGACGGGTTCATGACATTGATCGAGAATGTGAACTGGACAAGCGACGATGTTCCACAAGGCGGGAACGAGTACATGAACGAACTAATAATCTACTTAGAGACTTTGGTCTCCACCGCGCAACAGATATTACCTGCTAAAGTCCTGAAAAGAGTTTTGCGCGATGTCCTCGCTCACATCTCTGAGAGAATCGTCGGAACGTTATGTGGGGATGTAGTGAAAAGACTGAGCATGGCTGCAATCAAAGGAGTTGATGTGGATATTCAGTTGCTGGAATCTTTTACAGAACAACTAAAGCCATTGCTCACGGACAAAGAAGCGAAAGAGATGAAAACAGCTTTTGTCGAGATAAGACAGTTGATAAACTTGCTTCTGAGTAGTCACCCTGAGAATTTTGTGAACCCTGTGATCAGAGAAAGAAGCTACAACGCTTTGGATTACAGGAAAGTAGCGGCGGTGTCTGAGAAACTCAGAGATCCATCAGATAGTATCTTCGGGACGTTTGGAACAAGAGGGTCGAGGCAAAACCCAAAGAACAAATCGTTAGACACGTTAATAAAGAGATTGAAGGATGTgagctga
- the BNAC02G28130D gene encoding uncharacterized protein BNAC02G28130D, with protein MSRLPILIAACLFLYHLPSPLAAETDSPMAYSLLQSYNFPVGILPKGVVAYDLDTSTGKFHAYFKDSCSFSLVGSYQLNYKSTISGYISENKLTKLTGIKVKVLFLWLNIVEVIRNGDEMEFSVGITSANFGINEFLASPQCGCGFECKESKKETYDTSLPFVSSS; from the coding sequence atgtcTCGTCTCCCGATTCTCATCGCTGCTTGTCTCTTCCTCTACCATCTACCTTCTCCACTCGCCGCTGAAACAGATTCGCCGATGGCGTATTCTCTCCTCCAGAGCTACAACTTCCCTGTCGGAATCCTTCCAAAAGGAGTCGTCGCTTATGATTTAGATACATCGACAGGCAAATTCCACGCCTATTTCAAAGACTCCTGCAGCTTCTCGCTCGTGGGTTCTTACCAGCTGAACTACAAATCGACGATCAGCGGTTACATCTCCGAGAACAAGCTCACGAAGCTGACTGGTATCAAGGTGAAAGTTCTGTTCTTGTGGCTCAACATCGTCGAGGTCATCAGGAACGGAGACGAGATGGAGTTTTCCGTTGGGATCACGTCGGCGAATTTCGGGATCAATGAGTTCTTGGCGTCGCCTCAGTGTGGCTGTGGCTTTGAGTGCAAGGAATCGAAGAAAGAGACGTATGACACAAGCTtaccttttgtttcttcttcttga
- the LOC106379593 gene encoding protein SENESCENCE-ASSOCIATED GENE 21, mitochondrial, translating into MARSLSNVKFVSAFVSQELSNAIFRRGYAATAAQSSTGKGRAVVSAVMKKGVEESNKKISWIPDPKTGYYRPETGSNEIDPAELRAALLDKKQ; encoded by the exons ATGGCTCGTTCTCTCTCTAACGTTAAGTTCGTATCTGCTTTCGtctctcaagaactctcaaatGCAATCTTCCG ACGTGGTTATGCGGCTACGGCGGCGCAGTCGAGCACTGGAAAAGGTAGAGCCGTTGTTTCGGCGGTGATGAAGAAGGGAGTGGAAGAATCGAACAAGAAGATTTCCTGGATTCCTGATCCCAAAACCGGTTATTACAGACCGGAAACCGGTTCCAACGAGATTGACCCAGCGGAGCTACGAGCAGCTCTCTTAGACAAAAAACAGTGA
- the LOC106381620 gene encoding uncharacterized protein LOC106381620, translating to MEAGCITGDRINGLVDGVCGTWWCSGSRGSGDALLWQSELRLHAGGEYSIAVLQVSSATYVGFYDGHGGPEASNVETTRRRRVFDRGAATLSTDHNVAVEEVRKEVKVIFDAYLKLMGSLKKEGEMEQMGDEFMEAILYVNGVRKVLPDGLAHMTLLEYLRGLGLTGTKLGCGEGGCGACTVMVSNYDRTSNKCVCVSLALYLSS from the exons ATGGAAGCTGGATGTATCACCGGTGATCGGATTAACGGCCTCGTCGACGGTGTCTGTGGTACTTGGTGGTGTTCAGGAAGCAGAGGGAGCGGCGATGCTTTACTCTGGCAATCGGAATTGAGACTACATGCCGGCGGAGAGTATTCGATCGCGGTGCTGCAAGTCTCCTCCGCTACTTACGTCGGATTCTACGACGGCCATGGTGGACCCGAAGCTTCTAACGTTGAGACCACACGCCGGCGGAGAGTATTCGATCGCGGTGCTGCAACGTTATCTACTGATCATAACGTTGCTGTTGAAGAAGTGAGAAAGGAGGTTAAGGTTATCTTCGATGCTTACCTCAAAC TCATGGGTTCATTGAAGAAGGAAGGAGAGATGGAGCAGATGGGAGACGAGTTTATGGAGGCGATATTGTATGTCAATGGCGTTCGCAAAGTGTTACCTGATGGCCTGGCTCATATGACACTTCTTGAATACCTCAGAG GTTTAGGACTGACCGGGACAAAGCTGGGGTGCGGTGAAGGTGGTTGTGGGGCTTGCACGGTGATGGTCTCTAATTATGACAGAACATCAAACAAATGCGTGTGCGTCTCTCTCGCTCTGTATCTTAGTTCTTGA